A region of Moorena sp. SIOASIH DNA encodes the following proteins:
- a CDS encoding IS607 family transposase, giving the protein MNGSVNYVPPRVAAARLGVSTKTLERWLNEGKIQGIRTPGGQRRYDLDSVVSIPCTKTRTDNRATILYARVSSRSQKNDLEQQVQFLKSRYPDAEIIRDIGSGLNFRRKGLRTLLDRVLDGTCKYIVVAHKDRLCRFGFDLVSWLCSKFQTKILVLDEKNLSPEQEMVEDVLAVIHVFSCRLYGLRKYKQKIIKDCELPSLPKQRT; this is encoded by the coding sequence ATGAATGGATCAGTCAACTATGTCCCTCCAAGGGTCGCTGCCGCTAGACTTGGGGTCAGTACTAAAACACTCGAAAGATGGCTCAATGAAGGCAAGATACAAGGTATCAGAACCCCTGGAGGTCAAAGACGATACGACCTGGACTCGGTCGTCTCTATTCCTTGCACAAAAACAAGAACAGACAACAGGGCGACAATTCTATATGCAAGAGTTTCAAGTCGCTCTCAAAAAAATGACCTTGAGCAACAAGTACAGTTTCTTAAGTCTCGTTACCCAGACGCAGAAATCATTCGAGATATTGGAAGTGGACTCAACTTCAGAAGAAAAGGTCTTCGTACCTTACTGGACAGAGTTCTCGACGGTACTTGCAAATATATTGTCGTTGCCCACAAAGATAGGCTTTGCCGTTTTGGGTTCGATCTTGTCTCATGGTTGTGCTCTAAATTCCAAACTAAAATACTGGTTCTCGACGAAAAGAACCTCAGCCCAGAACAGGAGATGGTTGAAGATGTTCTGGCAGTCATCCACGTCTTCAGTTGCCGATTGTACGGACTTAGGAAGTACAAGCAAAAGATTATTAAAGACTGTGAGTTACCAAGTTTACCCAAGCAAAGAACTTGA
- a CDS encoding transposase has translation MFWQSSTSSVADCTDLGSTSKRLLKTVSYQVYPSKELEDIWKKWIAAVRQVYNISIEQLNKNQGYTKVGKKGGKYGFRTWLKQSGLIPQWCKDLNVSKILDNASMEAYRAWKETAKQPKFVGKGKKRKPLPQAGLKIAKFRSVRDHKQTIQFDPTAYKAGRWMVSTTKHLPKPEFKGHDFCILTDGATELTYNKGRWFAHFPVEFDIEPTETKKVIALDPGVRTFMTGFDGTEFLEFGDNDFQRIAKLCSHLDKLKSKHDKSKGHIYKHRRYKLKAAMEKLRTRIKNIRAELHKQVASYLARNYDVIVLPTFNTSQMVPRKKRKLKTKTARAMMNWAFYQFSQILEHLCNRYGSKLVRITEEYTSKTCTKCGHIHRKLGSSKNFKCPHCGYEIPRDFNGAVGIFLFA, from the coding sequence ATGTTCTGGCAGTCATCCACGTCTTCAGTTGCCGATTGTACGGACTTAGGAAGTACAAGCAAAAGATTATTAAAGACTGTGAGTTACCAAGTTTACCCAAGCAAAGAACTTGAGGATATTTGGAAGAAATGGATTGCCGCTGTTCGTCAGGTGTATAACATTTCTATTGAACAATTAAACAAAAACCAAGGTTATACAAAAGTAGGAAAAAAAGGGGGAAAATATGGTTTTAGAACTTGGTTAAAACAATCGGGACTTATCCCACAATGGTGTAAAGACCTAAATGTCTCCAAAATTCTAGACAACGCTTCCATGGAAGCTTATCGCGCTTGGAAGGAAACGGCTAAACAGCCTAAATTTGTGGGAAAAGGGAAGAAACGCAAACCATTACCACAAGCTGGTCTAAAGATAGCTAAATTTCGCAGTGTACGCGATCATAAACAGACAATCCAGTTTGATCCTACGGCTTACAAGGCTGGCAGATGGATGGTTTCTACGACCAAGCATTTACCAAAACCCGAATTCAAAGGTCATGACTTCTGTATACTTACCGATGGTGCTACAGAACTTACTTATAACAAGGGTCGGTGGTTTGCGCACTTTCCTGTAGAATTTGACATTGAGCCTACTGAAACTAAAAAAGTGATAGCTCTAGACCCCGGAGTCAGAACCTTCATGACTGGTTTTGACGGTACTGAATTCCTGGAGTTTGGCGACAACGATTTTCAGCGAATAGCTAAACTTTGTTCGCATTTAGATAAATTAAAAAGTAAGCATGATAAATCGAAAGGACATATATACAAACATCGTCGATACAAGTTAAAAGCAGCGATGGAAAAGCTTAGGACTAGGATTAAAAATATTAGAGCTGAACTACACAAACAAGTAGCTTCCTATTTAGCAAGGAACTACGATGTGATTGTTTTACCAACTTTTAACACATCACAAATGGTTCCACGAAAGAAGCGAAAGTTAAAGACCAAAACAGCTAGAGCGATGATGAACTGGGCATTTTATCAGTTCTCTCAAATATTGGAACACTTGTGTAACCGTTATGGTTCCAAGTTAGTGAGAATAACTGAAGAATACACATCTAAAACTTGCACAAAATGTGGCCATATTCATAGAAAACTTGGTAGTTCTAAGAATTTTAAGTGTCCACATTGCGGTTATGAGATCCCCAGAGATTTTAATGGAGCCGTCGGGATTTTCCTGTTCGCGTAG
- a CDS encoding reverse transcriptase domain-containing protein — protein MSNRYSDLWKSQKWKKLCRNLFRLQRRVYKAVQAGDLRKARSLQKLILKSRSAQLLAIRQVTQLNTGKRTAGVDGKSHLTYKERFEVLKKLVSSAENWTHLGLREIPIAKKNGGTRMLKVPTIRDRAWQCLAKFALEPAHEATFSAYSYGFRTGRCAQDAQKLLFLNLNSKQKGIKKRIIEVDIKKCFDRISHSSIMDRLLAPAGLKTGIFRCLKAGINPEFPEQGTPQGGVVSPLLANIALDGIEEINPRNRCIRYADDMVVILKPKDNAEKILEKIKTFLADRGMEISEEKTKITNTTDGFDFLGWNFRVQKNGKFRCIPSVDNHRNIRKKIKTVVNSSNYGAEEKAKRLAPIVRGWRNYHKSCYMNSSRDSLWFINKTANRKFRKEKKVNRYRANELCKKGFPAVGYEQNQHVNVRGTKSPYDGDIVYWSKRNSKLYDNATSRALKRQNHSCGHCGLRFVNDERIHLHHIDGNHSNQKENNLMAVHQSCHQQIHWSQKNT, from the coding sequence ATGTCTAATAGATATAGTGACCTCTGGAAAAGTCAAAAGTGGAAAAAACTCTGCCGGAACCTTTTTCGCCTGCAAAGAAGAGTTTATAAAGCAGTTCAAGCTGGAGACCTGAGGAAAGCTCGGTCACTTCAGAAACTGATATTGAAATCCCGTTCTGCCCAACTTTTGGCCATCCGTCAAGTGACTCAGCTCAACACCGGAAAAAGAACCGCCGGAGTAGACGGGAAATCACACCTAACCTACAAAGAAAGATTTGAGGTACTTAAAAAGCTAGTATCTAGTGCGGAAAACTGGACGCACCTCGGCCTAAGGGAAATCCCCATAGCCAAGAAAAACGGAGGTACAAGAATGCTGAAAGTACCAACAATCCGAGATAGAGCATGGCAATGTCTCGCAAAATTCGCTCTCGAACCTGCCCACGAAGCAACGTTCAGTGCCTATAGTTATGGATTCAGAACAGGTAGGTGTGCCCAAGACGCACAAAAACTACTGTTTTTAAACCTGAATTCAAAACAAAAAGGCATCAAGAAAAGAATAATAGAAGTAGACATAAAGAAGTGTTTTGACCGCATATCCCACAGCTCAATTATGGATAGATTGCTAGCACCTGCGGGTCTGAAAACAGGGATATTCAGATGTCTAAAAGCAGGCATCAATCCGGAATTCCCAGAGCAAGGAACACCCCAAGGAGGTGTAGTCAGCCCACTTCTAGCCAATATCGCACTAGATGGAATAGAGGAAATAAACCCTAGAAACAGATGTATAAGATACGCTGATGATATGGTAGTAATCCTCAAGCCTAAAGATAACGCAGAAAAAATCCTAGAGAAAATTAAAACCTTTCTCGCAGACCGGGGAATGGAAATCAGTGAAGAAAAGACCAAGATAACCAATACGACAGACGGATTTGACTTCCTGGGGTGGAACTTCCGCGTCCAGAAAAACGGAAAATTCCGATGCATTCCCTCAGTGGATAACCATCGGAATATACGAAAGAAGATTAAAACCGTGGTAAACAGCTCGAATTATGGAGCCGAAGAAAAAGCAAAAAGATTAGCGCCAATCGTTCGTGGATGGAGGAATTACCACAAAAGCTGTTATATGAACAGTTCTAGAGATAGTTTATGGTTTATAAATAAAACCGCAAATCGTAAATTCCGAAAGGAAAAGAAAGTGAACCGGTACAGAGCCAATGAACTATGCAAGAAAGGTTTTCCAGCTGTAGGGTATGAACAAAATCAACACGTAAATGTCAGGGGCACAAAGTCCCCATATGATGGGGACATAGTCTACTGGAGCAAAAGAAACTCCAAATTATACGACAACGCTACATCCAGAGCTTTGAAACGACAAAACCATTCCTGTGGACATTGTGGATTGAGATTCGTAAATGATGAACGGATTCATCTCCATCACATAGACGGTAATCATAGCAACCAAAAGGAGAACAACCTTATGGCAGTTCACCAAAGTTGCCACCAACAAATACACTGGAGCCAAAAAAATACTTAG
- a CDS encoding DUF3172 domain-containing protein — translation MKRESNSSNGIPELNYTTLAILGGVFVLGLGVGIAFSSGATLNPENVASREVIDRSAPNPELCIQYGASAMVTDMQVFVTLNPFNVYVTQPKMRPGCVLRRNNWSILEQRRLISSEQVRECKNRMNTFGFTGVLEGTPEIRCIYQNDATGNLFLNQGGATGPRETDQF, via the coding sequence ATGAAACGTGAATCCAACAGTTCTAATGGGATACCTGAACTTAATTACACAACCTTAGCGATTCTTGGTGGGGTTTTTGTCTTGGGACTTGGGGTTGGTATTGCTTTTAGCTCTGGTGCCACTCTCAACCCAGAAAATGTTGCCTCCCGTGAAGTGATTGACCGCAGCGCACCAAACCCAGAGCTTTGTATTCAGTATGGTGCCAGTGCGATGGTGACGGATATGCAAGTTTTCGTGACTCTCAATCCCTTTAATGTGTATGTGACCCAGCCCAAGATGCGACCTGGGTGTGTTTTACGTCGGAATAACTGGTCAATTCTAGAACAGAGGAGGCTGATCTCATCGGAACAGGTAAGGGAATGCAAAAATCGGATGAATACTTTTGGTTTCACTGGTGTGCTTGAAGGTACACCAGAAATTCGCTGTATCTATCAAAACGATGCAACCGGTAACTTATTCCTCAATCAAGGCGGTGCCACCGGACCACGGGAAACCGATCAATTTTAA
- a CDS encoding DUF1611 domain-containing protein gives MNLTTNRRIAILLHEGILSSKGKTGLTLLRYCPTEIVVVIDQQCAGKSLSQLTGIKVNVPIVDSVSAALAYQPDILAIGIAPSGGALPEPWSQEVKVGVGAGLSVINGLHTPMASDPELQQLLQDDQVIWDIRREPKGLGIASAQARSLPCRRILTVGTDMAVGKMSAALELYLCAQRQGIPSKFLATGQAGIMISGDGIPLDGIRVDFAAGAVEQMVLRYGNDHDLLIVEGQGSLLHPGSTATLPLIRGTQPTGLLLVHRAGQKSVRNHDHVPIPPLPKVIELYETVASAGGAFGQVKVIAIALNTGHLDDQAARSAIEQVQTDTGLPCTDAVRFGADVLLKAAIGKRESGVGNRESAIGNRESG, from the coding sequence GTGAATTTAACCACTAATCGGCGTATTGCGATTCTACTCCATGAAGGGATTCTTAGTTCAAAAGGCAAAACCGGACTGACTCTGTTACGGTATTGCCCAACTGAGATTGTGGTGGTGATTGACCAGCAGTGTGCTGGGAAGTCTTTGTCTCAATTAACTGGAATTAAGGTTAATGTCCCGATTGTAGATTCCGTGTCCGCTGCCCTAGCTTATCAACCGGATATCCTAGCCATTGGTATTGCGCCATCTGGGGGAGCATTACCAGAGCCTTGGTCGCAGGAGGTGAAAGTAGGGGTAGGGGCAGGGTTATCGGTTATCAATGGTTTGCATACTCCCATGGCATCTGACCCAGAGTTACAGCAATTACTCCAAGACGATCAGGTAATTTGGGATATTCGTCGGGAACCGAAGGGATTAGGAATAGCAAGTGCTCAAGCGCGATCGCTACCTTGTCGGCGCATCTTGACAGTGGGTACAGATATGGCTGTGGGCAAAATGTCAGCAGCTCTGGAGTTATATTTGTGCGCCCAACGTCAGGGCATACCATCGAAGTTCCTAGCCACTGGTCAAGCTGGAATTATGATTTCTGGGGATGGCATTCCCTTGGATGGGATTCGGGTAGACTTTGCGGCTGGTGCTGTGGAACAAATGGTACTGCGCTATGGTAATGACCACGACTTATTGATCGTAGAAGGGCAGGGTTCCCTGTTGCATCCTGGTTCCACAGCTACCCTACCGCTAATTCGAGGAACTCAGCCCACGGGATTACTATTGGTGCATCGAGCCGGACAGAAGTCTGTTCGTAATCATGACCATGTGCCGATTCCCCCATTACCCAAAGTGATTGAGCTTTACGAGACCGTTGCTAGTGCTGGTGGGGCATTTGGTCAGGTGAAGGTGATTGCGATCGCACTTAATACTGGCCACTTGGATGATCAAGCTGCCCGGTCGGCAATTGAACAGGTACAAACAGATACTGGCCTACCTTGTACCGATGCTGTGCGATTTGGAGCAGATGTATTGTTGAAAGCAGCAATTGGTAAGCGGGAGTCGGGAGTCGGGAATCGGGAGTCGGCAATCGGGAATCGGGAGTCGGGGTAA